A section of the Hevea brasiliensis isolate MT/VB/25A 57/8 chromosome 17, ASM3005281v1, whole genome shotgun sequence genome encodes:
- the LOC110633873 gene encoding cysteine-rich receptor-like protein kinase 5, protein MLRIIHRDLKTSNILLDEEMNPKILDFGLARIFKSNQIQEETKRIAGTFGYMPPEYAVFRKFSIKSDIFSFGIILLEIITGKKNNSFCQEDSYLSMTREVWHLWREGRALEVVDSSLKDSGPPDEVLRCIQIGLLCVQEDVLDRPTMSAVVLMLNSETTLPTPKQPAFILRKSNNNSNPSAKMDGFCSVDEETITEVVCR, encoded by the exons ATGTTGAGAATTATACATAGAGACTTGAAAACTAGCAATATTCTATTAGATGAAGAAATGAAtccaaaaattttagattttggcCTAGCAAGAATCTTCAAAAGCAATCAAATTCAAGAAGAGACAAAGAGAATAGCTGGAACATT TGGGTACATGCCTCCAGAATATGCAGTGTTcagaaaattttcaataaaatctgATATCTTTAGTTTTGGAATCATACTATTAGAGATCATTACAGGCAAAAAGAATAATAGCTTTTGTCAAGAGGATTCTTACCTAAGCATGACAAGAGAA GTATGGCATTTATGGAGAGAAGGGAGAGCCTTGGAGGTTGTTGATTCATCATTGAAGGATTCTGGTCCTCCTGATGAAGTGTTGAGATGCATTCAGATAGGGCTCTTATGTGTGCAAGAAGATGTATTAGACAGACCAACAATGTCAGCAGTTGTTTTAATGTTGAATAGTGAAACTACTCTTCCTACTCCAAAACAGCCTGCATTCATTCTTAGAAAGTCCAATAACAATTCTAATCCATCAGCAAAAATGGATGGATTTTGTTCTGTGGATGAAGAAACAATTACTGAGGTTGTATGTCGCTGA